One Tumebacillus sp. BK434 genomic window carries:
- a CDS encoding ABC-F family ATP-binding cassette domain-containing protein, translating into MSIVTVEGLTHGFGDKTVLRDVQFRLLSGEHVGLVGPNGAGKSTLLKIMIGHTIPDAGRIDWLPQVQRGFLEQHVDLQPGVTMRDFLRGAFAVLYTAEHDMLQAAERMATAEGAALDAAIRRFGQLQEFLEENDFYAVDAKVEEVAAGLGLTELGLDTDVSALSGGQRTKLLLAKLLLQKPDVLLLDEPTNYLDTAHIDWLTGHLQSYPHAFVLISHDQEFLSQVVNVVYHLEHQTLTRFTGSYRQYVDAFELRKQQIYHAYVRQQQEIQKLETYIQKNKARTSTAKQAKSREKRLQKIERIDKPTPVPRPRFAFGVSVEPVTTVLLTERLCVGYDKALFPPVDLRLKRGEKVALVGYNGIGKTTTLRTLLGKLPSLGGTVQLGERVLPAYFEQEAESKAGHTALEDVWRAHPKMTQKEVRSALARCGLRTEHIEQPMKSLSGGEQTKVRLCHLMLADSNLLVLDEPTNHLDQAAKEALQEALQRYPGTVLLVSHEPDFYQGFVDHVWDVEHWQQ; encoded by the coding sequence ATGAGCATTGTGACAGTAGAAGGATTGACCCACGGGTTTGGCGATAAAACGGTGCTGCGCGACGTGCAGTTCCGCCTGTTGTCTGGTGAACATGTCGGCCTGGTCGGGCCGAACGGGGCCGGCAAATCGACCCTGCTGAAAATTATGATCGGCCACACGATCCCCGATGCCGGACGCATCGACTGGCTGCCGCAGGTGCAGCGCGGCTTTTTAGAACAGCATGTCGACTTGCAGCCGGGTGTAACGATGCGCGATTTCCTGCGCGGCGCGTTCGCCGTTCTCTACACGGCGGAGCACGACATGCTGCAGGCGGCCGAGCGGATGGCGACGGCAGAGGGTGCGGCGCTCGATGCGGCGATCAGACGCTTTGGGCAGCTGCAGGAGTTTCTGGAAGAAAACGATTTTTACGCCGTCGATGCGAAAGTCGAAGAAGTCGCCGCCGGGCTCGGCTTGACCGAACTCGGCCTCGACACCGACGTCAGCGCCCTCAGCGGCGGGCAGCGCACCAAGCTCCTGCTCGCCAAACTGCTGCTGCAAAAGCCGGATGTGCTCCTGCTCGACGAGCCGACCAACTATTTGGACACGGCGCACATCGACTGGCTGACCGGGCACCTGCAAAGCTACCCGCACGCGTTTGTGCTGATCTCCCACGACCAGGAATTTTTGAGCCAAGTCGTCAACGTCGTCTACCACTTGGAGCATCAGACGCTGACCCGTTTCACGGGCAGTTATCGGCAATATGTTGACGCGTTTGAGCTCCGCAAACAGCAGATCTATCACGCCTACGTCCGGCAGCAGCAAGAGATTCAAAAGCTGGAGACCTATATACAGAAAAACAAAGCCCGCACTTCGACCGCCAAGCAGGCTAAGAGCCGGGAGAAGCGTCTGCAAAAGATCGAGCGCATCGACAAGCCGACCCCGGTGCCGCGCCCGCGCTTTGCTTTTGGAGTCAGCGTGGAGCCGGTCACGACTGTGCTGCTCACCGAGCGACTGTGCGTCGGCTATGACAAGGCGCTGTTCCCCCCGGTCGACCTGCGCTTAAAGCGCGGGGAAAAAGTGGCCCTCGTCGGCTATAACGGGATCGGCAAGACGACCACGCTGCGCACCTTGCTAGGTAAATTGCCGTCGCTCGGCGGCACCGTGCAGCTTGGCGAACGGGTGCTCCCGGCCTACTTTGAGCAGGAAGCCGAATCGAAAGCCGGGCACACCGCACTGGAAGACGTCTGGCGCGCCCATCCGAAGATGACGCAAAAGGAAGTCCGCTCCGCTTTGGCCCGCTGCGGCCTGCGCACCGAGCACATCGAACAGCCGATGAAATCGCTGAGCGGAGGCGAGCAGACGAAAGTCCGCCTCTGCCACCTGATGCTCGCCGACAGCAACCTGCTGGTGCTCGACGAGCCGACCAACCATCTCGACCAGGCGGCAAAAGAAGCGCTCCAAGAAGCTTTGCAGCGTTATCCGGGCACCGTGCTGCTCGTGTCGCACGAACCGGACTTTTACCAAGGCTTTGTCGATCACGTCTGGGATGTGGAACACTGGCAGCAGTAA
- a CDS encoding DnaD domain-containing protein, whose translation MQRQTQDSAFTVLMSSGFVAIPGILLREYKRLGLSDEEMMLVLHVMQFRQEGIEFPTPRELSERMTLHPDVLAGMVQQLVQRGLIDIDEHGIGHDSLSLRPLYAKLAKLLEPKPLQPPAAKPLSSYELLETREQQQNLFALFEQEFGRPISPIEYERISCWIDQDHYREELIREALKEAVLAGKFNFRYIDRILFEWGKNNIRSLQDLTVHREQFRNRIPTRGQNNKNGSKNGSKNGNAAKPAVTADEDAGNKYDMFYKVYGGGNG comes from the coding sequence ATGCAGAGACAGACACAGGACAGTGCATTCACCGTTCTCATGTCATCCGGATTTGTCGCCATTCCGGGGATTTTATTGCGTGAATATAAACGATTAGGCTTATCTGATGAAGAGATGATGCTGGTCTTGCATGTGATGCAGTTTCGCCAGGAAGGGATCGAGTTTCCCACACCGCGCGAGCTGAGCGAGCGGATGACTCTGCACCCGGACGTGCTGGCCGGGATGGTGCAGCAGCTGGTGCAGCGGGGGTTGATCGACATCGACGAGCACGGGATCGGGCATGACTCGCTGAGCCTGCGCCCCTTGTACGCCAAACTGGCCAAGCTGCTGGAGCCGAAGCCTTTGCAGCCGCCGGCTGCGAAGCCGCTGTCGAGCTACGAGCTGCTGGAAACGCGGGAGCAGCAGCAGAATCTGTTCGCCTTGTTCGAGCAGGAGTTCGGCCGGCCGATCTCGCCGATCGAGTACGAGCGCATTTCCTGCTGGATCGACCAGGATCATTACCGCGAAGAGCTGATCCGCGAGGCTTTGAAAGAGGCGGTGCTGGCCGGAAAGTTCAACTTCCGCTACATCGACCGCATCCTGTTCGAGTGGGGGAAGAACAACATCCGTTCCCTGCAAGACCTGACCGTGCACCGCGAGCAGTTCCGTAACCGCATCCCGACCCGCGGCCAGAACAACAAGAACGGCAGCAAAAACGGCAGCAAAAACGGCAACGCCGCCAAGCCGGCTGTCACTGCGGATGAAGACGCCGGCAACAAATACGATATGTTTTACAAAGTCTACGGCGGCGGCAACGGCTAA
- the asnS gene encoding asparagine--tRNA ligase, producing the protein MTVKARIERIGEFVDQEVLLEGWLWNKRSSGKIAFLNFRDGTGFIQCVVVKQDVPEELFELAKGLSQESSIRVKGIVRQEERSQIGYEINVTGIEVVSRTEDYPITPKEHGVDFLLDHRHLWIRSPRQRAVLKIRAEVIKGMRAFFDENGFTQVDPPILTPSSAEGTTNMFETEYVNGESAYLSQSGQLYMEAAAMALGRVYSFGPTFRAEKSKTRKHMNEFWMIEPEMAYVGHKENLQIQQALVKSTIKHVLEHCSYELKALDRDTAPLERVVAEEFPIITYAEAVKILQEKGHDFPYGEDFGAPHETELTNHFDLPVFVEKWPANIKAFYMQPDPENPDVILGADLLAPEGYGEIIGGSERIHDYELMKERFAHENFDESYNWYLELRQYGSVPHSGFGIGLERTIAWICGIDHIRETIMIPRTLYRLYP; encoded by the coding sequence GTGACTGTAAAAGCACGAATTGAACGCATCGGCGAATTTGTCGATCAAGAAGTACTCCTCGAAGGCTGGCTGTGGAACAAACGTTCCTCCGGCAAGATCGCCTTCTTGAATTTCCGTGACGGCACCGGTTTTATTCAGTGCGTCGTCGTCAAGCAAGATGTGCCGGAAGAGCTGTTCGAACTGGCGAAAGGCCTGTCGCAGGAATCTTCGATCCGCGTGAAAGGCATCGTGCGCCAGGAAGAGCGCTCGCAGATCGGCTACGAGATCAACGTGACCGGCATCGAAGTCGTCTCCCGCACGGAAGACTATCCGATCACCCCGAAAGAGCACGGCGTTGATTTCCTGCTCGACCATCGTCATCTGTGGATCCGCTCGCCGCGCCAGCGTGCGGTCCTGAAAATTCGCGCTGAAGTGATCAAAGGCATGCGCGCCTTCTTCGACGAAAACGGCTTCACCCAAGTTGATCCGCCGATCCTGACCCCGTCCTCTGCGGAAGGCACGACCAACATGTTTGAGACGGAATACGTCAACGGCGAATCGGCCTACCTCTCCCAGTCCGGCCAGCTCTACATGGAAGCGGCTGCGATGGCGCTGGGCCGCGTGTACTCGTTCGGCCCGACCTTCCGCGCGGAGAAATCCAAGACCCGCAAGCACATGAACGAGTTCTGGATGATCGAGCCGGAGATGGCGTACGTGGGGCACAAAGAAAACCTGCAGATCCAGCAAGCTCTGGTCAAATCCACGATCAAGCACGTGCTCGAGCATTGCTCCTACGAGCTGAAAGCGCTCGACCGCGACACCGCGCCGCTCGAGCGCGTCGTCGCAGAAGAGTTCCCGATCATCACCTATGCGGAAGCGGTCAAGATCCTGCAGGAAAAAGGCCACGACTTCCCGTACGGCGAAGACTTCGGTGCGCCGCATGAGACGGAGCTGACCAACCACTTCGATCTGCCGGTGTTCGTGGAAAAATGGCCGGCGAACATCAAGGCGTTCTACATGCAGCCGGACCCGGAGAACCCGGACGTCATCCTCGGCGCCGACCTGCTGGCACCGGAAGGCTACGGCGAGATCATCGGCGGCTCGGAGCGCATCCACGACTACGAGCTGATGAAAGAGCGCTTTGCGCATGAGAACTTCGACGAGTCCTACAACTGGTACCTCGAACTGCGCCAGTACGGTTCCGTGCCGCACTCCGGCTTCGGCATCGGTCTTGAACGCACCATCGCGTGGATCTGCGGCATCGACCACATCCGTGAAACGATCATGATCCCGCGCACCTTGTACCGTCTCTATCCGTAA